A window from Bufo bufo chromosome 1, aBufBuf1.1, whole genome shotgun sequence encodes these proteins:
- the LOC120977767 gene encoding E3 ubiquitin-protein ligase RNF14-like isoform X1, translating to MSTEDQEAQEDELLALASIYSEDEFKRADAAAGGEIQVCLDLPSHFKISVKGNSAADSITDHFENTVCFLPPIVLNFELPPSYPSTEPPNFTLSCKWLSPAQLTLLCQHLDDLWEENWGCVVLFAWIQFLKEETLDYLNIKSPHEIDLCSDGLQSCIQSEKTCADGVLLDKRAIQDVQSVLALVKYILDFNEAQQKKAFDSKPFLCNICFMEKLGSECTHFKDCQHVYCNSCLKDYFEIQIKDGQVHALNCPEPKCTSVATPAQVKDLVGEQLFSRYDRLLLKSSLDLMADVVYCPRPSCQTPVMQEPETTMGICSVCQYAFCILCKMTFHGVSPCKVTAEKLVLLRGEYLAADEEGKKFLEKRYGKRVIQKAVEEMESMDWLEQNSKCCPRCGTHIQKIDGCNKMTCTGCKQYFCWICMSSLSRGNPYLHFNDPASECFNQSQLSACRKTTRGQGEAALSKASEVVLWNKCRSGSFR from the exons ATGTCAACAGAAGACCAGGAAGCCCAGGAGGATGAACTGCTAGCCCTGGCTAGTATTTATTCAGAAGATGAATTTAAGAGGGCAGATGCTGCTGCAGGAGGGGAAATTCAAGTATGTTTGGATTTACCCTCACATTTTAAAATATCTGTAAAAG GTAACAGTGCTGCGGACTCCATTACTGACCATTTTGAGAACACTGTGTGCTTTCTACCACCTATTGTGTTGAACTTTGAACTTCCTCCAAGTTATCCATCTACTGAACCCCCGAATTTCACATTAAGTTGCAAGTGGCTTTCACCAGCACAG CTGACTCTGTTATGCCAGCATTTAGATGACCTCTGGGAGGAGAACTGGGGATGTGTTGTCTTGTTTGCATGGATTCAGTTTCTGAAGGAGGAGACACTCGATTACTTGAATATAAAATCTCCACATGAGATTGATCTGTGTAGTGATGGTCTACAGAGTTGTATTCAATCTGAAAAGACCTGCGCTGATGGGGTCTTACTGGACAAGCGTGCCATACAAGACGTGCAGTCAGTGCTTGCCCTGGTGAAATACATCTTGGACTTcaatgaagctcaacagaagaaggCTTTTgatagcaaaccattcttgtgcaATATCTGTTTTATGGAGAAATTGGGCAGTGAGTGCACCCACTTTAAGGATTGCCAGCATGTGTACTGTAACAGTTGTCTCAAGGACTACTTTGAAATCCAGATTAAGGACGGACAAGTCCATGCACTAAACTGCCCTGAACCAAAGTGCACGTCTGTTGCAACACCTGCTCAG GTAAAGGATCTTGTAGGGGAGCAGCTTTTCAGTCGCTATGATCGTCTCCTTTTAAAGTCAAGCTTGGATTTAATGGCCGATGTCGTTTACTGTCCACGTCCAAGCTGTCAGACACCAGTCATGCAGGAACCAGAGACTACGATGGGAATTTGCTCAGTCTGCCAATATGCATTTTGTATCCTTTGTAAAATGACCTTCCATGGAGTTTCCCCTTGCAAAGTAACTGCAG AAAAACTTGTCTTGTTGCGTGGAGAATATCTGGCTGCAGATGAAGAAGGCAAGAAATTCCTGGAGAAGAGATATGGAAAGAGAGTAATCCAAAAGGCTGTGGAAGAAATGGAGAGTATGGACTGGCTGGAGCAGAACTCCAAGTGCTGTCCTCGCTGTGGAACTCATATTCAG AAAATTGATGGCTGTAACAAAATGACCTGCACTGGGTGTAAGCAGTACTTCTGCTGGATCTGTATGAGTTCACTGTCTCGAGGAAACCCATATCTTCACTTCAATGATCCTGCTTCAGAATGCTTTAATCA
- the LOC120977767 gene encoding E3 ubiquitin-protein ligase RNF14-like isoform X2 encodes MSTEDQEAQEDELLALASIYSEDEFKRADAAAGGEIQVCLDLPSHFKISVKGNSAADSITDHFENTVCFLPPIVLNFELPPSYPSTEPPNFTLSCKWLSPAQLTLLCQHLDDLWEENWGCVVLFAWIQFLKEETLDYLNIKSPHEIDLCSDGLQSCIQSEKTCADGVLLDKRAIQDVQSVLALVKYILDFNEAQQKKAFDSKPFLCNICFMEKLGSECTHFKDCQHVYCNSCLKDYFEIQIKDGQVHALNCPEPKCTSVATPAQVKDLVGEQLFSRYDRLLLKSSLDLMADVVYCPRPSCQTPVMQEPETTMGICSVCQYAFCILCKMTFHGVSPCKVTAEKLVLLRGEYLAADEEGKKFLEKRYGKRVIQKAVEEMESMDWLEQNSKCCPRCGTHIQKIDGCNKMTCTGCKQYFCWICMSSLSRGNPYLHFNDPASECFNQLFFGINVDQDLFGDDGQE; translated from the exons ATGTCAACAGAAGACCAGGAAGCCCAGGAGGATGAACTGCTAGCCCTGGCTAGTATTTATTCAGAAGATGAATTTAAGAGGGCAGATGCTGCTGCAGGAGGGGAAATTCAAGTATGTTTGGATTTACCCTCACATTTTAAAATATCTGTAAAAG GTAACAGTGCTGCGGACTCCATTACTGACCATTTTGAGAACACTGTGTGCTTTCTACCACCTATTGTGTTGAACTTTGAACTTCCTCCAAGTTATCCATCTACTGAACCCCCGAATTTCACATTAAGTTGCAAGTGGCTTTCACCAGCACAG CTGACTCTGTTATGCCAGCATTTAGATGACCTCTGGGAGGAGAACTGGGGATGTGTTGTCTTGTTTGCATGGATTCAGTTTCTGAAGGAGGAGACACTCGATTACTTGAATATAAAATCTCCACATGAGATTGATCTGTGTAGTGATGGTCTACAGAGTTGTATTCAATCTGAAAAGACCTGCGCTGATGGGGTCTTACTGGACAAGCGTGCCATACAAGACGTGCAGTCAGTGCTTGCCCTGGTGAAATACATCTTGGACTTcaatgaagctcaacagaagaaggCTTTTgatagcaaaccattcttgtgcaATATCTGTTTTATGGAGAAATTGGGCAGTGAGTGCACCCACTTTAAGGATTGCCAGCATGTGTACTGTAACAGTTGTCTCAAGGACTACTTTGAAATCCAGATTAAGGACGGACAAGTCCATGCACTAAACTGCCCTGAACCAAAGTGCACGTCTGTTGCAACACCTGCTCAG GTAAAGGATCTTGTAGGGGAGCAGCTTTTCAGTCGCTATGATCGTCTCCTTTTAAAGTCAAGCTTGGATTTAATGGCCGATGTCGTTTACTGTCCACGTCCAAGCTGTCAGACACCAGTCATGCAGGAACCAGAGACTACGATGGGAATTTGCTCAGTCTGCCAATATGCATTTTGTATCCTTTGTAAAATGACCTTCCATGGAGTTTCCCCTTGCAAAGTAACTGCAG AAAAACTTGTCTTGTTGCGTGGAGAATATCTGGCTGCAGATGAAGAAGGCAAGAAATTCCTGGAGAAGAGATATGGAAAGAGAGTAATCCAAAAGGCTGTGGAAGAAATGGAGAGTATGGACTGGCTGGAGCAGAACTCCAAGTGCTGTCCTCGCTGTGGAACTCATATTCAG AAAATTGATGGCTGTAACAAAATGACCTGCACTGGGTGTAAGCAGTACTTCTGCTGGATCTGTATGAGTTCACTGTCTCGAGGAAACCCATATCTTCACTTCAATGATCCTGCTTCAGAATGCTTTAATCA